Genomic segment of Parageobacillus genomosp. 1:
CACCGACCATGCCCCGCATACGGAAGCGGAAAAACAAAAAGGCATGAACGCCGCCCCATTTGGCATCGTCGGCTTGGAAACCGCGTTTCCGCTCCTTTACACTCATTTGGTCTTAACGAATATGTTGACGCTTAAGCAGCTGATTGATTTGCTGACGGTGAAGCCGGCAGAGTGCTTCGGACTGCCGCTTGGAAAACTGGCGGTCGGCGAGCGGGCGGATATTACGATTATAGATTTAGAGACGGAAGAAATGATTAATCCGCAGACGTTTGTATCCAAAGGAAAAAATACTCCATTTACCGGTTGGAAATGCAAAGGTTGGCCGGTGATGACGTTTGTCGGCGGAAAACTAGTTTGGCAGAAAGGAAGAGTGTAAATGAAACGGCAGCTTGTATTAGAAGACGGTTCATTCTTTATCGGAGAGGCGTTCGGCAGTACGGAAAAAATAGTTGGCGAAGTGGTGTTTAATACGGGAATGACCGGGTATCAAGAAATTTTAACCGACCCTTCTTATTGCGGACAAATCGTGACAATGACATATCCGCTCATCGGCAACTATGGCATTAACCGTGACGATTTTGAATCGATTGAACCGCACATTCACGGGCTGATCGTCAAAGAAGTATGTGATGTGCCATCGAACTGGCGCAACGAGATGACGCTTGACGAATATTTAAAAGAAAAAAAGATTCCTGGTTTAGCAGGGATTGATACGCGTAAATTGACGCGCATCATCCGCCAATACGGGACGCTGAAAGGTATGATTTGCGACTTGGATGTCAGCGTGCAAGAGGTTGTCGAATACTTGAAAACAACGGCACTGCCGCGCGACCAGGTCAAACGCGTCTCAACAAAAAGTCCGTATCCAAGTCCGGGGCGGGGCTACCGCGTCGTTTTGGTCGACTTCGGCATGAAGCACGGCATTTTGCGCGAGCTAAATAAACGGAATTGCGACGTCATCGTCTTGCCATACAATGCAACAGCGGAAGAAGTTCTTCGTTTGCATCCAGATGGGGTGATGCTCTCAAACGGCCCTGGCGACCCGAAAGATGTACCGGAAGCGATTGACATGATTCAGGGTATTCTCGGCAAAGTGCCGCTCTTTGGCATCTGTCTCGGCCATCAACTGTTCGCCCTCGCTTGCGGAGCCGATACGGAAAAAATGAAGTTCGGCCATCGCGGTTCGAACCATCCAGTGAAGCATTTGGCGACGGGAAAAGTGGCGATTACTTCGCAAAATCACGGCTATACCGTTAAAAAAGAATCGTTGCACAATACAAGATTAGAAGTAACACACATCGCTTTAAACGACGGCACGGTAGAAGGATTGCGCCATCTTGATTATCCGGCGTTTACGGTGCAATATCATCCGGAAGCATCACCTGGTCCTGAGGACGCCAACTCGTTATTTGATGAGTTTATCGCGATGATTCGCGAGTTTAAAAAGAAAGGGGAAATCGTCCATGCCTAAACGCCAAGATATTAAAACGATTTTAGTGATCGGTTCCGGCCCGATTGTCATCGGCCAGGCAGCGGAGTTTGATTATGCGGGCACACAGGCGTGCTTAGCGCTAAAGGAAGAAGGGTATAAAGTCATTTTAGTAAACTCCAATCCAGCAACGATTATGACCGATACCGAAATTGCGGACAAAGTATATATGGAGCCGCTCACGTTTGAATTTCTTGCGCGCATCATTCGCAAAGAACGTCCGGACGCGATTTTGCCGACGCTTGGCGGGCAAACGGGACTAAACTTGGCGGTGGAACTGGCAAAAGCCGGAGTGCTGGAAGAATGCGGTGTTGAAATTTTAGGAACAAAATTAGAGGCAATCGAAAAAGCAGAAGACCGCGAGCAATTCCGCGCCCTGATGAACGAACTCGGCGAACCCGTTCCGGAAAGCGAAATTATTCATAGCTTGGAAGAAGCATACGCTTTCGTCGAAAAGGTCGGCTATCCGGTCATCGTCCGCCCGGCGTTTACGCTCGGCGGCACCGGCGGCGGCATTTGCACGAATGAGGAAGAATTGATTGATATCGTTTCTACTGGGTTAAAACTAAGTCCTGTTCATCAATGTTTGTTGGAAAAAAGCATCGCCGGCTATAAAGAGATTGAGTATGAAGTGATGCGCGACGCCAACGATAACGCGATCGTCGTCTGTAACATGGAAAATATCGATCCGGTCGGCATTCATACCGGCGATTCGATCGTCGTCGCCCCAAGCCAGACGCTAAGCGACCGTGAATATCAATTGCTGCGCAACGCGTCGCTCCGCATTATTCGCGCCCTTGGCATCGAAGGCGGCTGCAACGTGCAGCTGGCGCTCGATCCGCATAGCT
This window contains:
- a CDS encoding carbamoyl phosphate synthase small subunit, which encodes MKRQLVLEDGSFFIGEAFGSTEKIVGEVVFNTGMTGYQEILTDPSYCGQIVTMTYPLIGNYGINRDDFESIEPHIHGLIVKEVCDVPSNWRNEMTLDEYLKEKKIPGLAGIDTRKLTRIIRQYGTLKGMICDLDVSVQEVVEYLKTTALPRDQVKRVSTKSPYPSPGRGYRVVLVDFGMKHGILRELNKRNCDVIVLPYNATAEEVLRLHPDGVMLSNGPGDPKDVPEAIDMIQGILGKVPLFGICLGHQLFALACGADTEKMKFGHRGSNHPVKHLATGKVAITSQNHGYTVKKESLHNTRLEVTHIALNDGTVEGLRHLDYPAFTVQYHPEASPGPEDANSLFDEFIAMIREFKKKGEIVHA